One Penaeus monodon isolate SGIC_2016 unplaced genomic scaffold, NSTDA_Pmon_1 PmonScaffold_6073, whole genome shotgun sequence genomic region harbors:
- the LOC119571373 gene encoding histone-lysine N-methyltransferase NSD2-like, which yields MLMFECMREVCGAGDKCGNQRFQKRLYPNCAVLKLRAEAGGLKALEDIKKGQFVIEYVGELIDDEEFRRRIEEMHKVKEENYYFLTIDKDIMIDAGPKGNLARFMNHSCQPNCETQKWTVGGDTRVGLFSICDIPAGSELTFNYNLQCVGTEKKRCSCGAPNCSGFIGVKVQRLQTESQGPKREKLTKRKRKRRRREAKMSEDECFRCGSHGDLILCDVAACPKGYHLQCLGLEKLPKGKWICPWHHCDECGQRSTRLNRCDFCPNSFCRQHLPGNLQTVSGIGNVCQEHDPEELEAVSCRE from the exons ATGTTAATGTTTGAGTGTATGCGTGAAGTTTGTGGAGCAGGAGACAAGTGTGGCAACCAGAGGTTCCAGAAGCGACTTTACCCTAACTGTGCTGTTTTAAAACTGAGAGCCGAGGCTGGCGGCCTAAAAGCGCTTGAAGATATCAAAAAGG GTCAGTTTGTGATAGAATATGTGGGTGAGCTTATCGATGATGAGGAATTCAGGCGACGCATTGAGGAGATGCACAAAGTCAAGGAGGAGAATTATTACTTCCTCACCATTGACAAAGACATCATGATAGATGCtggcccaaagggaaatttggCAAG ATTTATGAATCACTCATGTCAACCAAATTGTGAAACCCAGAAATGGACTGTGGGAGGGGACACCAGGGTAGGACTTTTTTCCATCTGTGATATTCCTGCTGGCTCAGAACTCACTTTCAACTACAACTTACAATGTGTTGGCACAGAGAAGAAGCGTTGCAGTTGTGGAGCACCAAACTGCAGTGGCTTCATTGGTGTAAAGGTACAAAGGTTA CAGACCGAATCACAAggcccaaaaagagaaaaacttacCAAGCGTAAACGAAAACGTCGTAGACGTGAAGCGAAGATGTCAGAAGACGAGTGTTTCAGATGTGGCAGTCATGGAGACTTGATATTGTGTGATGTAGCTGCTTGTCCAAAGGGTTACCATCTTCAGTGCTTAGGTTTAGAAAAATTACCAAAAG GGAAATGGATATGCCCATGGCACCACTGTGATGAATGTGGACAGCGAAGCACACGCCTAAATCGGTGTGATTTTTGCCCAAACTCCTTTTGCCGTCAGCACCTGCCAGGTAATCTGCA